One stretch of Alcaligenes faecalis DNA includes these proteins:
- the gdhA gene encoding NADP-specific glutamate dehydrogenase, which produces MKSISLEQFLARVQSRDPNQPEFMQAVREVMTSLWPFIEKNPQYADHGLLERLVEPERAIQFRISWVDDRGQVQVNRGFRIQHSNAIGPFKGGMRFHPSVNLSILKFLAFEQTFKNALTTLPMGGGKGGSDFDPKGKSDGEVMRFCQALMIELYRHLGPDTDVPAGDIGVGAREVGFMAGMMKKLSNSAASVFTGKDLCFGGSLIRPEATGYGTVYFAQEMLARKGLSFDGMTVSVSGSGNVAQYAIEKCLDLGAKVVTVSDSQGCVVDMDGFTREKLAALMHVKNVQRGRLVDYAKEHNLLFEEGKRPWHVPVDIALPCATQNELDGKDAEILIKNGVRCVAEGANMPSTLDAVDAFIHAKILYAPGKASNAGGVAVSGLEMSQNAQRLSWTREQVDAKLHSIMRDIHENCVNYGQESDFIHYVNGANIAGFVKVANAMRHQGVY; this is translated from the coding sequence ATGAAATCTATCTCTCTAGAACAGTTCCTAGCCAGAGTGCAGTCCCGCGACCCTAATCAGCCTGAATTCATGCAGGCCGTACGGGAAGTCATGACCAGCTTGTGGCCCTTCATCGAGAAAAACCCCCAGTACGCCGATCATGGTCTGCTCGAGCGTCTGGTCGAACCCGAACGTGCTATCCAGTTTCGTATTTCCTGGGTAGATGATCGCGGTCAGGTTCAGGTCAATCGCGGTTTCCGTATTCAGCACAGCAATGCCATTGGTCCTTTCAAGGGCGGCATGCGCTTTCACCCTTCGGTGAATCTGTCCATTCTGAAATTCCTGGCCTTTGAACAAACGTTCAAAAACGCCCTGACTACCCTGCCTATGGGCGGCGGCAAAGGCGGCTCGGACTTTGATCCCAAGGGCAAATCGGATGGCGAAGTGATGCGCTTTTGCCAGGCCCTGATGATTGAGCTGTACCGTCACCTGGGTCCAGATACCGACGTTCCTGCTGGTGATATCGGCGTGGGCGCACGTGAAGTGGGCTTTATGGCCGGCATGATGAAAAAACTCTCCAACAGCGCAGCCAGTGTGTTCACCGGCAAGGATTTGTGCTTTGGCGGCAGCTTGATTCGTCCTGAGGCCACGGGGTATGGCACCGTATATTTCGCACAAGAAATGTTGGCTCGCAAAGGCCTGTCCTTTGACGGCATGACAGTCTCGGTTTCCGGTTCGGGCAATGTGGCTCAATACGCCATTGAAAAATGTCTGGATCTGGGCGCGAAAGTAGTTACCGTTTCCGACTCGCAAGGTTGCGTGGTGGACATGGACGGCTTTACCCGCGAAAAACTGGCTGCCCTGATGCACGTTAAAAATGTGCAACGTGGTCGTCTGGTGGATTACGCCAAAGAACACAACTTGCTGTTTGAAGAAGGCAAACGTCCTTGGCACGTCCCTGTGGACATCGCTCTGCCTTGCGCAACCCAGAATGAACTGGATGGCAAAGACGCCGAAATCCTGATCAAGAACGGTGTGCGTTGCGTTGCCGAAGGCGCCAATATGCCCAGCACGCTGGACGCAGTCGATGCCTTTATCCATGCCAAGATTCTGTATGCCCCAGGCAAAGCCAGCAATGCAGGTGGTGTTGCCGTATCCGGTCTGGAAATGAGCCAAAACGCCCAGCGCCTGAGCTGGACACGCGAACAAGTTGACGCAAAGCTGCACTCCATCATGCGTGACATCCACGAAAATTGTGTGAACTATGGTCAAGAAAGCGACTTCATCCACTACGTTAACGGCGCCAATATTGCCGGCTTTGTCAAAGTCGCCAATGCCATGCGTCATCAAGGTGTTTATTAA
- the trxA gene encoding thioredoxin TrxA, which produces MSDSIIHVTDASFESDVLKAELPVLVDYWAAWCGPCKMIAPLLDEAAELYKGRVIIAKLNVDENPDTPAQFGVRGIPTLMLFKDGKVAQTKVGALSKSQLSAFLDSSL; this is translated from the coding sequence ATGAGCGACTCCATCATTCACGTTACAGACGCCTCCTTCGAGAGCGACGTCCTCAAAGCCGAACTTCCTGTTCTGGTTGATTACTGGGCTGCCTGGTGCGGTCCCTGTAAAATGATTGCACCTTTGCTTGATGAGGCAGCCGAACTGTACAAAGGTCGTGTTATCATCGCTAAGCTCAACGTCGATGAAAATCCCGACACTCCTGCTCAATTCGGTGTTCGCGGTATTCCAACGCTCATGCTGTTTAAAGACGGCAAAGTGGCCCAGACTAAAGTCGGCGCACTTTCCAAGTCCCAACTTAGCGCGTTTCTCGACAGCTCCCTGTAA
- a CDS encoding DNA topoisomerase IV subunit B, giving the protein MKLSTTRYDESSIRVLKGLEPVRQRPAMYTRTDNPLHIVQEVIDNAADEALAGFARTLTVTLLEDGGIQVEDDGRGIPVGLHPEENAPVVELVFTRLHAGGKFDKLNGGAYAFSGGLHGVGVSVTNALSRRLEVLVWRDGQANEIVFADGELEQPLTQTGTVGKRKTGTRVRVWPDPKYFDSAQIPLAQLTHILHSKAVLLEGVTVELVQQKTGQRQQWCYEDGLRGYLQEEMDGVELLVPLFEGRQYAPQDDDNFSPGEGAHWVVAWTLDSQIVRESYVNLIPTSAGGTHESGLRDGLYQAVRSFAELHSLIPKGVKLQAEDVFARASFVLSAKVLDPQFQGQIKEKLNSRDAVRLVSGYVRNALELHLHANVDQGRKLAEVAVRQAQARTRSAQKVEKRKSSGVAVLPGKLTDCESHDLESSELFLVEGDSAGGSAKMGRDKEFQAILPLRGKVLNAWEVDRDRLFANQEIHDISVAIGVDPHDAQSEPDLSGLRYGRICILSDADVDGSHIQVLLLTLFFRHFPKLIEAGHVYVARPPLFRVDVPAVGKRPARKIYCLDQGELDAILEKLRNEGIRNESWSISRFKGLGEMSAEQLWDTTMNPDTRRLLPVHWGEDGLSGTQAMFTMLMGKGEASARRAWLEEKGNLADLDV; this is encoded by the coding sequence ATCAAGTTGTCTACTACACGTTACGACGAATCTTCTATACGGGTGCTCAAAGGGCTGGAACCGGTCCGTCAGCGCCCGGCCATGTATACCCGCACGGATAATCCCCTGCACATTGTGCAGGAGGTCATCGATAACGCGGCCGACGAAGCCCTGGCTGGTTTTGCCCGCACCCTGACTGTCACCTTGCTGGAGGACGGCGGCATACAGGTTGAAGACGATGGGCGCGGTATTCCCGTTGGCTTGCACCCTGAAGAAAATGCGCCGGTGGTGGAACTGGTGTTCACCCGACTGCATGCCGGGGGCAAGTTCGACAAGCTCAATGGCGGTGCCTATGCCTTCTCCGGCGGTTTGCACGGGGTGGGTGTCTCGGTGACCAACGCCTTGTCGCGGCGCCTGGAAGTGCTGGTCTGGCGTGATGGGCAAGCCAATGAAATTGTGTTTGCCGATGGCGAGCTGGAACAGCCCCTGACCCAGACGGGCACAGTGGGCAAGCGCAAGACGGGAACCCGCGTACGGGTCTGGCCCGATCCCAAATATTTCGACTCTGCCCAGATTCCTCTGGCTCAACTGACTCATATCCTGCATAGCAAGGCCGTCTTGCTGGAAGGCGTGACGGTTGAGCTGGTGCAGCAGAAAACCGGCCAGCGCCAGCAATGGTGCTATGAAGACGGTTTGCGCGGCTATCTGCAGGAAGAGATGGACGGCGTGGAGCTGCTGGTGCCCCTGTTTGAAGGCCGCCAGTACGCCCCGCAAGATGACGATAATTTCTCCCCCGGCGAAGGGGCACACTGGGTGGTGGCCTGGACGCTGGATTCGCAGATTGTGCGCGAGTCCTACGTCAACCTGATTCCCACCAGTGCCGGTGGTACGCACGAATCGGGCTTGCGCGATGGCTTGTATCAGGCCGTGCGCAGCTTTGCCGAGCTGCACAGCCTGATCCCCAAGGGCGTCAAACTGCAGGCCGAAGACGTGTTTGCCCGTGCCAGCTTTGTGCTGTCCGCCAAAGTGCTGGACCCGCAATTCCAGGGGCAAATCAAGGAAAAGCTCAATAGCCGCGATGCCGTGCGTCTGGTCAGTGGTTATGTGCGCAATGCGCTGGAACTGCATCTGCACGCGAATGTGGATCAGGGCCGAAAATTGGCTGAAGTGGCGGTGCGTCAGGCCCAGGCCCGCACCCGTTCAGCGCAGAAAGTGGAAAAACGTAAAAGCTCGGGTGTGGCCGTGTTGCCGGGCAAGCTTACGGACTGCGAATCGCACGATTTGGAAAGCTCTGAACTGTTCCTGGTCGAGGGTGACTCGGCCGGTGGTTCCGCAAAGATGGGCCGCGACAAGGAGTTTCAAGCCATTCTGCCTCTGCGCGGCAAGGTGCTCAATGCCTGGGAAGTGGACCGCGATCGTCTGTTCGCCAACCAGGAAATTCACGATATTTCCGTAGCTATTGGCGTGGACCCGCACGATGCCCAGTCCGAGCCGGATTTATCCGGTTTGCGCTATGGCCGCATCTGTATCCTGTCTGATGCGGACGTGGACGGCTCGCACATTCAGGTGCTCTTGCTGACCTTGTTCTTCCGCCATTTCCCCAAGCTGATCGAGGCTGGCCACGTGTATGTGGCGCGTCCTCCCTTGTTCCGCGTAGACGTACCTGCCGTCGGCAAACGCCCGGCTCGCAAGATTTATTGTCTGGATCAGGGTGAGCTGGATGCGATTCTGGAAAAACTGCGCAACGAAGGCATACGCAACGAGTCCTGGAGCATCAGCCGCTTTAAAGGTCTGGGTGAAATGAGTGCGGAACAGTTGTGGGACACCACCATGAACCCCGATACCCGTCGCTTATTGCCCGTGCATTGGGGCGAGGATGGGTTGAGCGGCACGCAAGCCATGTTCACCATGCTGATGGGCAAGGGCGAGGCCTCTGCCCGCCGTGCCTGGTTGGAAGAAAAAGGCAATTTGGCCGATCTGGACGTCTGA
- the parC gene encoding DNA topoisomerase IV subunit A, translating to MDSNQLDFEPAGSDDSITLATYAEQAYLDYAVSVVRGRALPDLTDGQKPVQRRILYAMDAMGLGPTAKPVKSARVVGDVLGKYHPHGDQAAYDAMVRMAQDFVLRYPLVDGQGNFGSRDGDNAAAMRYTEARLTPFSRLLLDELDEGTVDFIPNYDGSQKEPVTLPARLPIMLLNGASGIAVGMATEIPSHNLREVAQACVSLLRNPNLSDQEIHEIVPGPDFAGGGQIISAADDIAAVYAQGRGSIKARARWVFEEMARGQWQLVVTELPPGSSSQQILEEIEERTNPKVKAGKKSLSTEQQQTKALMLNMLDAVRDESGKQAAVRLVFEPKSRAIDRDEFVTTLLAQTSLERNVSINLVCIDTDGRPGQRSLRQVLLNWLEFRRHTMERRTRYRLDKVTDRIHVLQGRMVVYLNVDEVIQTIRESDEPRAALMERFDLSERQADDILEMRLRQLARLEGFKIEKELKERLDEQESLQKLLDDPKALKRLMIREIEADVKTYGDDRRTLIEAAERAVLETKVVDEPVTVIVSRKGWLRSRQGHGHDASQFSFKTGDGLRDALECRSTTDLVAIGTDGRVYTVPVSSLPSARGDGQPITSMIEVSPSAPIEHILGAPLDQNYLLAACDGYGFVASQGDMNTRQKAGKQFVTIEDGKKLLKPLALRPDDQYVGLLSEQGRFLVVDIKELKVLSKGGRGTVLIKLNDGDNLSQWVAFGEAGLAVSGVNRKRPSTIVMDLDMLANYLGKRAGKGKALSLKLNDPVLHRPEES from the coding sequence ATGGACAGCAATCAATTGGATTTTGAACCGGCGGGATCGGACGACAGCATCACGCTGGCGACTTACGCGGAACAGGCTTATCTGGATTACGCCGTTTCAGTGGTACGCGGACGTGCCTTGCCCGACCTGACCGATGGCCAGAAGCCGGTACAACGCCGCATTTTGTACGCGATGGATGCCATGGGCCTGGGCCCAACGGCCAAGCCCGTGAAATCGGCTCGTGTGGTGGGGGATGTGCTGGGTAAGTATCACCCCCACGGTGACCAGGCCGCCTATGACGCCATGGTGCGTATGGCGCAGGATTTTGTGCTGCGTTATCCGCTGGTGGACGGGCAGGGTAACTTTGGCTCACGCGACGGCGATAATGCCGCCGCCATGCGTTACACGGAAGCACGCTTGACGCCGTTTTCCCGTCTGCTGCTGGACGAGCTGGACGAAGGCACGGTGGATTTCATTCCCAACTACGATGGCAGCCAGAAAGAGCCGGTGACTTTGCCTGCCCGCCTGCCCATCATGCTGCTTAACGGCGCATCGGGGATTGCCGTCGGGATGGCGACCGAGATTCCCTCGCACAATCTGCGCGAAGTTGCCCAGGCTTGCGTCAGCCTGCTGCGCAACCCGAATTTGAGCGATCAGGAAATACACGAGATCGTTCCCGGCCCGGACTTTGCCGGTGGTGGTCAGATCATTTCCGCCGCTGACGATATCGCCGCGGTGTACGCCCAGGGACGAGGCTCCATCAAGGCCCGTGCCCGTTGGGTCTTCGAGGAAATGGCGCGTGGCCAATGGCAACTGGTCGTGACTGAATTGCCGCCCGGCAGCTCCTCCCAGCAGATTCTGGAAGAGATTGAAGAGCGCACCAATCCCAAGGTGAAGGCCGGCAAGAAATCCCTGAGCACCGAGCAACAGCAAACCAAAGCCTTGATGCTGAACATGCTCGACGCCGTGCGCGACGAGTCCGGCAAGCAGGCGGCGGTGCGCTTGGTGTTTGAGCCCAAATCACGTGCCATTGATCGGGACGAGTTCGTGACCACCTTGCTGGCGCAGACCAGCCTGGAGCGCAACGTTTCCATCAACCTGGTGTGTATTGATACGGATGGCCGTCCTGGTCAGCGTTCCCTGCGTCAGGTCTTGCTGAACTGGCTGGAATTCCGTCGTCACACAATGGAGCGTCGTACTCGCTACCGTCTGGACAAGGTCACCGACCGTATTCATGTGCTGCAAGGGCGCATGGTGGTGTACCTGAATGTGGATGAAGTCATTCAAACCATTCGTGAATCCGACGAGCCGCGTGCCGCCTTGATGGAGCGCTTTGATCTTAGCGAGCGTCAGGCCGACGATATTCTGGAAATGCGCTTGCGTCAGTTGGCGCGTCTGGAAGGCTTCAAGATCGAGAAAGAGCTGAAAGAACGTCTGGACGAGCAGGAGTCTCTGCAAAAGCTGCTGGACGATCCCAAGGCCTTGAAACGTCTGATGATTCGTGAGATCGAAGCAGACGTTAAAACCTATGGTGATGACCGTCGTACCTTGATTGAAGCGGCCGAGCGCGCCGTGCTGGAAACCAAGGTGGTCGATGAACCCGTTACCGTGATTGTGTCGCGCAAGGGCTGGCTGCGTTCGCGTCAGGGCCACGGTCACGACGCTTCGCAATTCAGCTTCAAGACGGGCGATGGCTTGCGCGATGCGCTGGAGTGCCGCAGTACCACGGACCTGGTCGCCATCGGCACCGATGGCCGGGTCTATACTGTGCCGGTCTCCAGTTTGCCTTCGGCACGTGGTGACGGACAGCCCATTACCTCCATGATTGAAGTCAGCCCCAGTGCGCCTATCGAGCACATTCTGGGTGCGCCTTTGGACCAGAACTACTTGCTGGCTGCCTGCGACGGCTACGGTTTTGTGGCCTCTCAGGGCGACATGAACACCCGTCAGAAAGCAGGCAAGCAGTTTGTCACCATCGAGGATGGCAAAAAGCTGCTCAAGCCTTTGGCCTTGCGTCCGGACGACCAGTATGTGGGCCTGCTCAGCGAGCAGGGGCGTTTCCTGGTGGTGGACATCAAGGAACTGAAGGTGCTGTCCAAAGGCGGCCGTGGCACGGTGCTGATCAAGTTGAACGACGGCGACAACCTCAGTCAATGGGTGGCCTTTGGCGAAGCCGGTCTGGCCGTCAGCGGAGTGAATCGCAAGCGTCCGTCCACCATCGTCATGGATCTGGACATGCTGGCCAATTATCTGGGCAAGCGGGCAGGCAAGGGCAAGGCCCTGTCGCTCAAATTGAACGACCCTGTGCTGCATCGGCCTGAAGAGTCCTGA
- the rho gene encoding transcription termination factor Rho produces the protein MHLNELKALHVSQLLEMAATLEIDNANRLRKQELMFAIMKKHAKKGEQIFGDGVLEVLPDGFGFLRSPETSYLASTDDIYISPSQIRRFNLHTGDSIEGEVRTPKDGERYFALVKVDKVNGMQPEAIKHRIMFENLTPLHPDQPMRLERDIKSEENITGRILDIFSPIGKGQRALIVASPKSGKTVMMQHMAHAITTNYPEAIMIVLLVDERPEEVTEMQRTVRGEVVASTFDEPATRHVQVAEMVIEKAKRLVELKKDVVILLDSITRLARAYNTVVPASGKVLTGGVDANALQRPKRFFGAARNLEEGGSLTIIGTALIETGSRMDEVIYEEFKGTGNSEIHLERRLAEKRIYPAINLNKSGTRREELLIKPDLLQKVWVLRKFIHGMDEIEAMEFILDKIRATKTNSEFFDMMKK, from the coding sequence ATGCACCTGAACGAATTAAAAGCTCTGCACGTCTCGCAGCTGCTAGAAATGGCTGCCACTCTGGAAATCGACAACGCGAACCGCTTGCGCAAGCAAGAGCTTATGTTCGCCATCATGAAAAAGCACGCCAAGAAAGGCGAGCAGATTTTCGGTGATGGGGTGCTTGAAGTCCTGCCTGATGGTTTTGGTTTCCTGCGTTCGCCCGAAACCTCATACCTGGCCAGCACAGACGATATTTACATCTCCCCCTCGCAGATTCGTCGTTTCAATCTGCACACGGGTGACTCCATTGAAGGCGAAGTGCGCACCCCTAAAGACGGCGAGCGCTACTTTGCCCTGGTCAAGGTGGACAAGGTCAACGGCATGCAGCCCGAAGCCATCAAACATCGCATCATGTTTGAAAACCTGACCCCGCTGCACCCCGATCAGCCCATGCGCCTGGAGCGCGACATCAAAAGCGAAGAGAACATCACAGGTCGTATCCTGGATATCTTCTCGCCTATCGGTAAAGGCCAGCGCGCCCTGATCGTGGCCAGCCCCAAATCCGGTAAAACCGTGATGATGCAGCACATGGCTCACGCCATCACGACCAATTACCCCGAGGCCATCATGATCGTCCTGCTAGTAGACGAGCGCCCCGAGGAAGTGACTGAAATGCAGCGCACCGTGCGCGGCGAAGTGGTGGCCTCCACCTTTGATGAACCCGCTACGCGTCACGTGCAAGTGGCCGAAATGGTCATTGAAAAGGCCAAACGCCTGGTTGAATTGAAAAAAGACGTGGTGATCCTGCTGGACTCCATTACCCGTCTGGCTCGCGCCTACAACACCGTGGTCCCTGCTTCGGGCAAGGTTTTGACCGGTGGTGTGGACGCCAACGCCCTGCAGCGCCCCAAACGCTTTTTTGGCGCTGCCCGTAATCTGGAAGAAGGTGGCTCCCTGACCATCATCGGTACTGCCCTGATTGAAACCGGCAGCCGCATGGACGAAGTCATCTATGAAGAATTTAAAGGTACCGGCAACTCCGAAATCCACCTGGAGCGCCGTCTGGCCGAGAAACGCATTTACCCTGCCATCAACCTGAACAAATCAGGTACACGTCGTGAAGAGTTGCTGATCAAGCCCGACCTTCTACAAAAGGTCTGGGTTCTGCGCAAGTTCATCCATGGGATGGATGAAATTGAAGCTATGGAGTTTATCCTGGACAAAATCCGGGCTACCAAGACCAACTCCGAATTCTTCGACATGATGAAGAAGTAA
- a CDS encoding flavin reductase family protein, giving the protein MHTTDTSSSYRSLSCEGMDDSMAYRLLTSLIVPRPIAWVCTLEESGSVNLAPFSSFNYVAHSPPMLAININRNDDGSLKDTARNLQANKECVVQLCRQSDLAAVHASAAALPPGQSEVKELGMNLVPSQYVRVPRLGGAAVQMECKLDQVVDLGHGVNQLHILEVLAFHVDSSLMDEKGKVDLEVYRPLARWAGPYYAQRGDIFLP; this is encoded by the coding sequence ATGCACACGACTGACACATCATCCAGCTATCGCAGTCTGTCTTGCGAGGGCATGGACGACAGCATGGCCTACCGCCTGCTGACGTCCCTGATCGTGCCACGTCCCATTGCCTGGGTATGTACCTTGGAGGAGTCGGGCAGTGTGAATCTGGCACCCTTCAGCTCCTTCAATTACGTGGCACACAGCCCGCCCATGCTGGCGATCAATATCAACCGTAATGATGACGGTAGCTTGAAGGATACGGCCCGTAATTTGCAGGCCAACAAAGAATGTGTGGTGCAGTTATGCCGCCAGTCTGATCTGGCGGCGGTTCACGCCAGTGCGGCTGCCTTGCCACCTGGTCAGAGCGAGGTAAAGGAGTTGGGCATGAATCTCGTGCCCAGCCAGTATGTGCGCGTGCCTCGCCTGGGTGGGGCAGCGGTGCAGATGGAATGCAAGCTGGATCAGGTAGTGGATTTGGGGCATGGCGTGAACCAGCTGCATATTCTGGAAGTGCTGGCTTTTCATGTTGATTCGTCCTTGATGGACGAGAAGGGGAAAGTAGATCTGGAGGTGTATCGGCCTTTGGCTCGGTGGGCTGGGCCGTATTATGCACAGCGTGGGGATATTTTTCTGCCTTGA
- a CDS encoding CDP-6-deoxy-delta-3,4-glucoseen reductase, translating into MSFKVTVQPSGHSFDVQPGQSVLDGALNAGIVLPYSCRNGTCSSCRGKVIEGEYDAGRAPEQLLSEEDRAAGYTLFCQAKPSSDMLIESHEIRMATDIQIRKMPSRVVGLEKVRDDVMVVRLQMPSSEPFRYYPGQYLEFILKDGSRRSYSMATPPREDNQVELHIRHMPGGVFTDHVFGAGATAMKEREILRVEAPLGSFFLREDSAAPMVFLASGTGFAPIKALIERLIQTGSQREVALYWGGRRPKDLYQSELAEKWASELPNLRFIPVISDAQPEDGWTGRTGFVHQAVLADLPDLSAWQVYACGAPGMVEAARKDFVEQAQLNPDNYFADAFTSLADVK; encoded by the coding sequence ATGAGTTTCAAAGTCACGGTTCAGCCCAGCGGGCACAGTTTTGACGTACAGCCAGGACAGTCTGTGCTGGATGGCGCGCTGAATGCAGGCATCGTCTTGCCCTATAGCTGCCGCAATGGCACCTGTTCGTCTTGCCGTGGCAAGGTCATTGAAGGTGAATACGATGCAGGCCGTGCGCCCGAGCAATTGCTGAGTGAAGAGGATCGCGCTGCAGGCTACACTCTGTTCTGTCAGGCCAAGCCCAGCAGCGACATGCTGATCGAGTCCCACGAAATTCGCATGGCGACCGATATTCAGATTCGCAAGATGCCGTCGCGCGTGGTGGGTCTGGAAAAGGTACGTGATGATGTGATGGTGGTGCGTCTGCAAATGCCATCGTCCGAGCCTTTCCGTTACTACCCCGGTCAGTATCTGGAATTCATCCTGAAAGATGGCAGCCGTCGCAGCTACTCCATGGCTACACCGCCACGGGAAGACAATCAGGTGGAATTGCATATTCGTCACATGCCCGGCGGCGTGTTTACCGATCACGTGTTTGGTGCCGGTGCTACCGCCATGAAAGAGCGCGAAATTCTGCGTGTGGAAGCGCCTTTGGGTTCTTTCTTTCTGCGTGAAGACAGCGCTGCTCCTATGGTGTTCCTGGCCAGCGGCACGGGCTTTGCGCCGATCAAGGCCTTGATCGAGCGTCTGATTCAAACCGGCAGCCAGCGCGAAGTGGCCTTGTACTGGGGTGGCCGTCGACCCAAGGATCTGTACCAGTCGGAACTGGCCGAGAAGTGGGCCAGCGAACTGCCCAACTTGCGTTTCATTCCGGTGATTTCCGATGCTCAGCCTGAAGATGGCTGGACAGGCCGCACGGGCTTTGTGCATCAGGCGGTATTGGCTGATTTGCCGGATCTGTCGGCCTGGCAGGTGTACGCCTGTGGCGCACCGGGTATGGTTGAAGCGGCCCGCAAGGATTTTGTGGAGCAAGCTCAGCTGAATCCGGACAATTATTTTGCAGATGCCTTTACGTCCCTGGCAGACGTAAAGTAA
- a CDS encoding aromatic-ring-hydroxylating dioxygenase subunit beta: MEQEQGQRNGQVQHELQEGQQQLNSQQSQEQGQHLEQTTSLQQSLQSFVWQENALLDEGRFDEWYELFAQDGLYWIPGESGQESPEGRMCIALENRMLMRLRIDRLSHHRAFSLQPGVRGLRVIQNPRVQSEHPDEDGCYTVRTNLIYSEYQKQKTEVLPATASYRLRAVDQAWEIVEKRVDLLSVDGYLPTIQLFI, translated from the coding sequence ATGGAGCAAGAACAGGGCCAGCGGAATGGTCAAGTACAGCATGAGTTGCAAGAGGGGCAGCAACAATTGAATTCGCAGCAAAGCCAGGAACAAGGCCAGCATCTGGAGCAAACGACGAGCCTGCAACAAAGCCTGCAGAGCTTTGTATGGCAAGAGAACGCCTTGCTGGACGAGGGTCGTTTTGACGAATGGTACGAGCTATTCGCGCAGGATGGCCTGTACTGGATTCCCGGTGAATCCGGCCAGGAAAGCCCGGAAGGGCGCATGTGCATTGCCTTGGAAAACCGCATGTTGATGCGCTTGCGTATTGACCGCTTGTCGCACCATCGTGCCTTTTCCTTGCAACCCGGCGTGCGCGGTCTGCGTGTGATTCAAAACCCGCGCGTTCAGTCCGAACACCCTGACGAGGACGGCTGCTATACCGTGCGCACCAATCTGATTTATTCAGAGTATCAGAAGCAAAAAACCGAGGTTCTGCCCGCTACTGCCTCCTACCGTTTGCGCGCCGTCGATCAGGCTTGGGAGATCGTGGAGAAGCGGGTGGACCTGTTGAGTGTGGATGGTTATTTACCCACCATTCAGCTCTTCATTTAG